The Variovorax sp. S12S4 genome includes the window ATGGAGGACCTGACCAAGCTCCCCACAGGGAGAAAAAGAGAAAAACGGAAGGCGCCGTCTGGGAGGGCAACGGCCCGAGAGTTGTGCCGGCGCGGCCGGCAGGGGAACACGCGATTGTACCCAAGGGGGCACCGCAGTGCCCGCAGCCTTTCGTATGCCATTGCGGCAGATCCGGAACCGCGGCGTCCGCTCATCGGTGCGCCCTTTGCCGGGCGCTCCGGGAAGACCGGCGGCCATTCGGTTCCCCGCCCTAAAATGCCCGATTTCATACTTGTTCTCTCGCATGCCCAAGGTCCCTTCTTCCGCCGCCTCCAGCCCGGCGCCCACGTCCGACACCGGGCCGCTGCCGGCCAGCTACGAAGCCGGGCTCCAGGAGTTGGAACAATTGGTTGCAGAGCTCGAGTCGGGCCAACTGCCGCTCGACCAGTTGCTTGGCAGCTACCAGCGCGGTGCCGCGCTGCTCGCTTTTTGCCGCGAGAAGCTTCAGGCTGTCGAAGACCAGATCAAGGTGCTGGACGCGGGCAGCCTCAAGCCCTGGACGGCCGAATGAGCGCCGCTGTGGCCGATTGGGACGCCGCCCAGCTGGCAGGCTGGAGCGAGCCGCATCTGGCGCGTGTAGAAGTCGCGCTGTCGCGCTGGGTCGGCGTCGATGCACCGGTGCTGCTCGGCGATGCGATGCGCTATGCCGTGCTCGACGGCGGCAAGCGGCTGCGGCCTTTGCTGGTGCTGGCCGCGAGCGAAGCGGTGGGCGGCAATGCGGCCGCGGCGCTGCGCGCGGCCTGCGCAACCGAACTCATCCATGCCTATTCACTTGTGCACGACGACCTGCCCTGCATGGACAACGACGTGCTGCGCCGGGGCAAGCCCACCGTGCATGTGAAGTTCGGCGAGGCCGATGCGCTCCTGGCCGGCGATGCCTTGCAGGCCTTGGCCTTCGAACTGCTGACGCCCGAAGGCGACGAGATTCCCGCAGCCACACAGGCCACGCTGTGCCGCCTGTTGGCACGTGCCGCGGGCAGCCAGGGCATGGCCGGCGGACAGGCCATCGACCTTGCCAGCGTGGGCCTGGCGCTGAACGAAGCGCAGTTGCGCGAAATGCACCGCCTGAAGACCGGCGCGCTGCTGCAGGGCAGCGTCGAGATGGGTGCCGCCTGCGCTGCCAACGTGGCGCCCACCGCGCTGGCCTCGCTGCGCGACTACGGCGCCGCCATTGGCCTGGCGTTCCAGGTGGTCGACGACATCCTCGACGTGACCGCCGATTCGCAAACCCTTGGCAAGACGGCCGGCAAGGACGCGGCCGCGGACAAGCCCACTTATGTCTCGCTGTGGGGCCTCGACGGCGCGCGTGCGCAGGCAAAACAGCTGCTCACCGAATCGCTCGCGGCACTCGAGCGCAGCGGCCTCGCCGATACCGCGGCACTGCGCGCGCTGGCCCACATGGTCGTCGACCGCGACCGATGAACTGCTGAACAGATGGACAAGAAGAACCACGACGCTCCCATGGCCCCGCTGCTTCCCACGCTCCACGATCCCTCGCCCATCCGCCAGTTCGACCGGGCCCAGCTCAAGCAGCTGTCCGACGAAGTGCGCGCCTGCGTGCTCGACAACGTCTCGCGCACCGGCGGGCACCTGAGTTCCAACCTTGGAACGGTAGAGCTCACGGTCGCGCTGCACCATGTGTTCAACACGCCGCACGACCGCCTGGTGTGGGACGTGGGCCACCAGACCTATCCGCACAAGATTCTCACCGGCCGGCGCGAGCGCATGCCCACGCTGCGGCAGATCGGCGGCATCTCGGGCTTTCCGCAGCGCAGCGAGAGCGAATACGACACCTTCGGCACCGCGCATTCGTCCACCAGCATCTCGGCCGCGCTGGGCATGGCCATGGCCGCCAAGCAAAAGGGCGAAGACCGCCATGCCGTGGCCATCATCGGCGACGGCGCGCTCACAGCGGGCATGGCCTTCGAGGCGCTCAACAACGCCGGCGTGTGCGACTGCAAGCTGCTGGTGATCCTGAACGACAACGACATGTCGATCAGCCCGCCAGTGGGCGCGCTCAACCGCTACCTTGCGCAGCTGATGAGCGGCAACTTCTACGCCGCCGCCAAGAACGTGGGCAAGAGCGTGCTGCGCGCCGCGCCGCCGCTGTTCGAGTTGGCCAAGCGCTTCGAGCAGCATGCCAAGGGCATGGTGGTTCCGGCCACGCTGTTCGAGCAGTTCGGCTTCAACTACGTGGGCCCCATCGACGGGCACGACATCGATTCGCTGGTGCCCACGCTCGAGAACCTCAAGCACCTGGACGGCCCGCAGTTCCTGCACGTGGTCACCAAGAAGGGGCAGGGCTACAAGCTGGCCGAGGCCGATCCGGTGGCCTATCACGGTCCCGGCAAGTTCGATCCGCAGGTGGGGCTGGTCAAGCCCGCGGCGGTGGCCAAGCAGACCTTCACGCAGGTCTTCGGCCAATGGCTGTGCGACATGGCGGCGCATGACGGCCGCCTGGTGGGCATTACGCCGGCCATGCGCGAAGGCTCGGGGCTGGTCGAGTTCGAGCAGCGCTTTCCCGATCGCTATTACGACGTCGGCATTGCCGAGCAGCATGCCGTGACCTTCGCGGCCGGCCTTGCATGCGAAGGCCTGAAGCCGGTGGTTGCCATCTATTCGACCTTTCTGCAGCGCGCCTACGACCAGCTGATTCACGACGTTGCCATCCAGAACCTGCCCGTGGTGTTTGCGCTCGACCGCGCGGGCCTGGTGGGTGCCGACGGCGCCACGCATGCGGGCGCCTACGACATTCCGTTCCTGCGCTGCATTCCCAACATGAGCATTGCGTGCCCGGCCGACGAGCGCGAATGCCGCCAGCTGCTGTCGAGCGCCTACGAACAGAACCATCCGGTGGCCGTGCGCTATCCGCGCGGGGCCGGTGCCGGCGTTACGCCGCACCTGGCGCTCGATGCATTGCCGTTCGGCAAGGGCGAAGTGCGCCGCGAAGGCAAGCGCATTGCGATCCTCGCGTTCGGCACCTTGCTGTACCCCGCGCTCACGGCAGCCGAATCGCTCGACGCCACGGTGGTCAACATGCGCTGGGCCAAGCCGCTCGACGTCGAGCTGCTGCTGCAGGTGGCGGGCACGCACGACGCCATCGTCACGCTCGAAGAAGGCGCGGTGATGGGCGGCGCGGGCAGTGCGGTGCTCGAGGCGTTGCAGGCGGCCAACGTTCAGAAGCCGGTGCTGCAGCTGGGCCTGCCCGACCGCTTCATCGAGCATGGCGATCCGGCCAAGCTGCTCGCGTCCATCGGCCTCGACGCGACGGGCATCGAAGCCTCCATCGCTCGGCGCTTCGGCTCCGTCGCAGGGTAAACCCCGGCGGGTTGCCTGTAAGCAGGTTTTTACAATCGCCACGACTTACGAAAGTCGTCAACGCGGCCACAAGCCGCGTTTCGTTTTTTCCAATGCACTCGGAGTGAATTCAATGGATCGTCGTTCCCTCATTAAAAACGTCGGCATTGCCGGCGTTCTGGCCGCCGGCATTGCGCCCGCAGTTCATGCGCAGGCCGCCGTCCGCTGGCGCCTGGCCTCCAGCTTTCCCAAGTCGCTGGACACCATCTACGGCGGCGCGGAAGTGTTTGCCAAGGCGGTCAAGGCCATGTCGGGCGGCAAGTTCGAGATCTCGGTTCACGCCGGCGGCGAGCTGATGCCTCCCTTCGGCGTAGTGGACGGCGTGCAAAACGGTTCGGTCGAGATGTGCCACACCGTGCCTTACTACTTCTACGGCAAGAACCCCGCATTCGCACTGGGCTCGGCCATTCCGTTCGGCCTGAACTCGCGCCAGATGAACGCGTGGATGATGCACGGCAACGGCCGCAAGCTCATGAACGAGTTCTACGCCAAGTACAACATGCTGAGCCTTGCCGGCGGCAACACGGGCTGCCAGATGGGCGGCTGGTACCGCAAGGAAATCAAGTCGCCGGCCGACTTCAAGGGCATGAAGATGCGCCTGGGCGGCGGCCTCATCGGTGACGTGATGACCAAGCTCGGCGCGGTGCCGCAAAGCATTCCCGGCGGCGAGATCTACCAGTCGCTCGAAAAGGGCACGCTGGATGCGGCCGAATGGGTCGGTCCTTACGACGACCAGAAGCTCGGCTTCAACAAGGTTGCGCCGTTCTACTACTACCCCGGCTGGTGGGAAGGCGGTCCTGAAGTGGACTTCTTCATCAACCAGAAGGCGTTCGACGGCCTCTCGGCAGAGAACAAGGCCATCGTGGAAGCCGCCGCGGCCGTCGCTTCGTCCGACATGCTCGCCAAGTACGACGCGCTGAACCCCACCGCGCTGAAGCAACTGGTGGCCTCCAAGACCAAGGTGCTGCCGTTCTCGCAGGCCGTGCTCGACGCGTCCTTCAAGGCTTCGATGGAAGTGTTCGCAGAGAACGACGCCAAGAGCCCCGAGTGGAAGAAGATCTACGCCGACCTGCGCACGTTCCAGCGCGACCAGGTGCTGTGGTTCCGCTTCGCCGAATCGGCTTTCGACAACTTCATGTCTAAGCAGAAGCTCTGATACGCGGCTTCGGCCCGGCAAAGAAAAAGCCCGCATCGCGCGGGCTTTTTTTCGTCTGGGGCCTGCGCGCGGTGCGCAGGCCCTGGGGACGGGTGAGGGGCTTACTTCTTTTCCCGCTCCATCGATTCCAGCATGGCCTTCATCGGATCGTCCTCGGCCGCGGGAGCCGCTGCACCGCCCGCGGGCGCGGAGGCTCCGGACTCCGGTGCAGGCGCGGTGCCCGCGTCGGGCGCCGGCACTTCGGGGCGGGAATCTCGGGCGCAGAGCCCGGCATATTGGCTTCCATCTCGCGCATGACCTTGTCGAGGTCGTAGACCTCTTTTTCGTCCAGCCCGCTCGACACGATGCCCGGGAACGCAATGATCAGGCCCACCATCGTCAGCTGGATCAGCAGGAACGGCACGGCACCCCAGTAGATCTGCATCGTGGTGACGGGCTCGATCATCTGGCCCGTGACGCGGTCCTTGTAGGCCTTGGTCGGCGCCACGCTGCGCAGGTAGAAGAGCGCGAAGCCGAACGGCGGATGCATGAACGAGGTCTGCATGTTCACCGCCAGCAGCACGCCGAACCAGATCAGGTCGATGCCCAGCTTGTCGGCCACCGGGGCCAAGAGCGGCACCACGATGAACGACAACTCGAAGAAGTCGAGGAAGAACGCCAGGAAGAACACCATGACGTTCACCACGATCAGGAAGCCCAGCTGGCCGCCCGGCACCTTGGCCAGCAGGTGCTCGACCCAGCGCGGTCCGTCCACGCCCTGGAACACCAGGCCGAAGATCGTTGCGCCGATCAGGATGAACACCACGAAGCACGACAGCTTGGTGGTGGTGTTGAGCGCCTGCTTGAGCAGCGACATGCTCATGCGCCCGCGCACCATGGCCATGATGAGTGCGCCAATGGCACCCATGGCGCCGCCTTCGGTGGGCGTTGCAACGCCCAGGAAGATGGTGCCGAGCACCAGGAAGATCAGCAGCAGCGGCGGAATGAGCACGAAGGTCACGCGCTCGGCCATGCGCGAGAGCAGGCCCAGGCGCGTGACGCGGTTGATGACCGCGATGACCAGCGCCAGCAGCACGCCGGCACACATGGAGACGACGATGGTCTCGTCGGTGGCCACGCGCGTGACTTCTTCGCCCTTCCACCACGTGTGGATGTCGGCAATGTGCCGTGCGAACCACACCGACGCAACCACGCAGACCGCGGTGAGCACCAGCAGCGAGGGTCCGCCGCTCTTGCCGTTGTCTTCACGCATCGTGCGTGCTTCCGGCGGCAGCGCCGGCACCCATGCCGGCTTGAACACCGCGAGCAGGATGACATAGAGCGCGTACATGCCCATCAGCAGGAAGCCGGGCAGGAAGGCGCCCTTGTACATGTCGCCGACGCTGCGGCCGAGCTGGTCGGCCAGGATGATCAGCACCAGCGAAGGCGGAATGATCTGCGCCAGCGTGCCCGAGGCCGCGATCACGCCCGTCGCCAGGCGCCGGTCGTAGCCGTAGCGCATCATGATCGGCAGCGAGATCAGGCCCATCGAGATCACCGATGCAGCCACCACGCCGGTGGTTGCCGCGAGCAGCGCGCCCACGAACACCACGGCCAGCGCCAGGCCGCCGCGAATCGGGCCGAACAGCTGGCCGATGGTCTCGAGCAGGTCTTCGGCCATGCCGCTGCGCTCGAGGATCAGCCCCATGAGCGTGAAGAACGGAATGGCCAGCAGCGTGTCGTTCTGCATGATGCCGAAGAGCCGCAGCGGCATGGCCTGCAGCAGCGCTTCGGGCAACAGCCCGAGTTCGATGCCGACGAAGCCGAAGAACAGCCCGCAGGCGCCCAGGCTGAATGCAACGGGGAAACCGACCAGCAGAAAGCAGATCAGGCCCGCGAACATCAGCGGGGCGTAGTTCTGAATGATGAATTCCATGATGGTCCGGTTCAGCTGGATTTGGTTTGGGCTTCGGCCAGCCGGCGGATCGACTCGGCGAGCTCTTCTTCAGCCGTTTTTTCGCCACGCTTGGCCGTCGGATCCTCGATGCGGCCCTGCAGGAAGGCAATGCGCTTGATCAGCTCGGACCACCCCTGCAGCATCAGCAAGCCGAAGCCGAGCGGAATCATTGCGTAGATCGGCCAGCGGATCAGGCCGCCCGCGTTGTTCGACATTTCGCCCGAGCGGTAGCCCTGCATGAAGAACGGAATGCCGTACCAGAGCACGGCCAGGCAGAACGGGGTGAGAAAGAAGACAAAGCCGATGATGTCGATCCAGATCTGCCCGCGCTTGGACAGCTTCCCGGCGAGTACGTCGACCTTCACGTGCTCCTGGTTCAGCAGCGTGTAGCCCGCGGCAATCAGGAACGATGCCGCGAACAGGTACCACTGAACCTCGAGATATGCGTTGGAACTGATGTTGAAGGCCTTGCGGACTACCGCGTTCAGGGCGCTGATGACCGTGGACGCAAGGATGAGCCAGATCACGTACTTGCCGATCTGGCCGTTCAGCCAATCGACCGCGCGCGAAAATCTGAGCAGGAAATTCATGCTCTTCTCCAGAAGAATGGATGCTTGGATGCAGAAGCGGCCCGGACTCGGCCGGCAGGCGGCGGTCGGAGCTTTTGCGGACGCGCGATTTTATCGGCGCGGGAAGCCGTTTTCAGGCGGGGCCGGGCGGTGTATTCCCGTAGACGCGCCCGCCGTGCGCCACGCTGGTGCCGCGGCTCGCCATAATGAAACATGCCATCGTCGCCGCCCCTGCTGCCCACGGGCCTGCCGCACTCCATCGATTCGCCCGACATGCGGCGAGCCGGACGCGAACTGCTGTCGCTGGCCCTCATGGACGCGCGCAACCACACGCTTCACCTGTTGTCGCTTTATGAAGAGGCGCTGGGTTCGCCCGATCTTGCGGTGCCACGCACCGACGACGCGGGCGTGGTGCCGCCGGTCTGGCTGGCCGGGCATATCGGCTGGTTTGCCGAATGGTGGATCGGCCGCAACACGCAGCGTGCCTTCGGCGCCGATTGCCCGGTGCGCCCGACCCGGCTGGCCGCCATCGATCCGCATGCCGACAGCTGGTGGGACCCCGCCCAGGCCACGCGGGAGCGGATCTGGTCGCCCAGCCTGCCGGACCTCGGCCAGACCAAGGCCTACCTGCTCGAAACGCTGGAAAGCACGCTCGAGCTGCTCGAGCATGCGGCCGAGACCGACCCGGGCCTGTACTTCTATCGCCTCGCGCTTTTCCATGAGGACCTGCGCGGCGAGCAGTTCATCGTGATGGCGCAGACGCTGGGGCTGTCGCTTGGCATCGAGCCGCTGCCGGTTTCGGTCACGCGCGAGCCGCTGGTGCTGCCTTCCACGCAATGGGAGCTCGGCCTGCCGGACGGCGGCGGATTCGCCTTTGCGCAGGAGCAGGGTGCGCACCGCGTCGACGTGCCCGAATTCGAGATCGATGCCCAGCCCGTGACCTGGAACCAGTACATCGAGTTCGTCGACGAAGGCGGCTACGACCGCGAGGAGCTCTGGCACCCCGAAGGCTGGCGCTGGCTTTCCGCGCAGATCGATGGGCGCCGCGGGCCGCGGCATGTCGAGCAGATCGGCGCCGCGCGCAACGGCACCGGCGGCTCGGTGCTTCAGCACCGTTTCGGTGCAACCGTGCGTGCGGCCGGCCACCACGGCGCCGTTCACCTGAGCTGGTGGGAGGCCGATGCCTGGGCGCGCTGGGCCGGCCGGCGCATCGCAACCGAGGTCGAATGGGAGATTGCGGCGCACACCGCCGCGCGGCGCGGCTTTCGTTGGGCCGACGTGCACGAATGGACGGCGGGTACGCTGCGGCCATGGCCCGGCTTCAGGGCCGACCCGTGGAGCGGAGGCGGAGAGTTCGACCCGGCCGCGGCGTTCGGCCAGGCCCGCGTGCTGCGCGGCGCGTCTTTCGCGACCCGAGCGCGCTTGCGCTCGCCACGCCGCCGCGGGTTCGCCTTGCCGGGCAGCGACGACGGTTTCTTCGGCTTCCGGACCTGCAGTCTGTGACTCGCCCCGAGCCCTCGCGTATCTGCGCCGCTTCAATGGCCGCTGTCACCTGACGACAGCGGCGGCGCCACTTCCTCCAGCGGCTTGCGCTCCGCATCGGCCGCATAGCGCAGCGCCAGCAGGCCCGCCACGATGACCAGCGCGGCGCCGATGAGATAGCCCACCATCACGGCGCCCCGGCTCCCGGTTTCGATCAGCGCGCCGAACAGCACCGGCGCCACGAAGCCGCCCGCGCCCATGCCAATGGCGTAGAAGATGGCGATGGCCATCGCGCGCATCTCGAGCGGGAACACTTCGCTGACCGTGAGATAGGCCGAGCTCGCCGCCGCCGAGGCCAGGAAGAACACCGCCGACCAGCACAGCGCCTGGCCGCGCGCGTCGAGCCAGCCCATCATGAAGGCCCAACCGGTCAGCGCGAGCCCGACGCCGGCCAGCACATAGGTCAGCGCAATCATCTTGCGCCGGCCCACGCTGTCGAAAAGCGGGCCCAGCAGCAGCGGCCCCAGCACGTTGCCGAGCGCGAACGGAAAGATATAGAGCGCCACGTTGTCATCGGCCACGCCGTAGAAGCGCGTGAGCACCAGCGCATAGGTGAAGAAGATCGCGTTGTAGAAGAAGGCCTGCGACACCATGAGCGCTACCGCGACCACGCTGCGTTCGCGGTAGCGGCGCAGCAGCACGTGCGCCACTTCGCGCATTGTCGGGCTTCGGCGATTGCCAACGTAGGCGACGCGGCCCTGCGCTTCAGGCAGCGGCCCATGCTGCGCCCGCACTTCAGCCTCGATGGCCTCGACGATGCGCAGCGCCTCGTCGGCGCGGCCGTGCGCCATCAGCCAGCGCGGGCTTTCGGGCACGTTGCGCCGTACCAGCAAGATGGCCACTGCCAGCACCGCGCCCAGCGCAAAGCCGGCCCGCCAGCCCCATACCGGCCCGATCACGCGCGCATCGAGCAGCACCAGGCTGAGCGCGGCTCCAAGCCCTGCGCCAATCCAGAAGCTGCCGTTGATGGCAAGGTTCACGCGGCCGCGCACGCGGGCCGGAATGAGTTCGTCGATAGCTGAGTTGATGGCCGCGTATTCGCCGCCGATGCCCAGGCCCGTGATGAAGCGGCAAAGCACGAAGAAAGCGAAATCCGGCGAGAACGCGGTGGCCAGCGTGCCCAGTGTGTAGACCACCAGCGTGACGAGAAAGAGTTTCTTGCGCCCGAGCCGGTCGGTCAGCCGACCGAAGAGCAGGGCGCCGATGACCGCGCCGGCAATGTAGATCGAACCCGACCAGCCGATCTGGGCGGCGCTGAGGCCCAGTGTGTCGGGCCGTTCGAGCACGGCGCCTATGGAGCCGACCAGTGTCACTTCGAGGCCGTCGAGCACCCAGGCCACGCCGAGCGCGATCACCACGCGCCAGTGCCAGCGAGACCAGGGGAGGCGGTCGAGCCGGGCCGGAATGTCGCTGTGCACAGCATCCGTCATGGGCACAACCTTAACTTATTGGCCAACCGGCGTTGCCTTTGCCGGCAATTTCAGTGCTTGTGCGTCTTCTCGCGCTGGAAGGTCCACCACGGGAGCAACTCGCGCAGCGACTGCACTTCGCCGCTGCCCGCGGCTTGGTAGCCGGGCAGGGTGCCGAGCAGGTGCTGCCAGCTTGCACTCTGCAGCACCGCCACCAGCGCCCGCGTAGCGGGCTGATCGAGTGCCGACTTCAGACAGGCCAGGTGATAGCGCTCATGCACCAGCGGCACGAATCCGAGGCCTTCGGCGTGGGCCGCCGATTCAACCCCGAGTCCGGCATCGGCCTGTCCCGAAGCCACAGCGTGCGCCACGGCGGCATGCGAGGTTTCGCAGCGTTCATAGCCCATGAGCGCAGCGGCATCGAGGCCCGCTTGCGACAGCAGCTCATCGAGCAGCACGCGCGTGCCGGTGCCGATCGTGCGATTCACATAGCGTGCGCGCAGCCGCGCCACATCCGCCAGCGAGCGCAGTCGCAGCGGATTGCCGGGCGCCACGAGCAGCCCCTGCGTGCGCCGCGCAAAGCCGATGAGCTTGTGCTGCCCGGGCTTGAGCAGCGGCTGGTAGGTGCGCTGTGCCAGCGAACCCTGCGGCGGATGCTCCAGCGTGTGAAAGCCCGCCATCACGCAGCGGCCCTGGTTCAGCGCGCGTATCGCGTCGACGCTGCCCGTGAAATGAATGTCCAGGTGCAGCTGCACAGTGCCCGCCGCATGGGTGCGCAGCAGCGCCAGAGCATCGTCGTGGCTTGCCTGCAGGCTCAGCACATGGGTG containing:
- a CDS encoding polyprenyl synthetase family protein; amino-acid sequence: MSAAVADWDAAQLAGWSEPHLARVEVALSRWVGVDAPVLLGDAMRYAVLDGGKRLRPLLVLAASEAVGGNAAAALRAACATELIHAYSLVHDDLPCMDNDVLRRGKPTVHVKFGEADALLAGDALQALAFELLTPEGDEIPAATQATLCRLLARAAGSQGMAGGQAIDLASVGLALNEAQLREMHRLKTGALLQGSVEMGAACAANVAPTALASLRDYGAAIGLAFQVVDDILDVTADSQTLGKTAGKDAAADKPTYVSLWGLDGARAQAKQLLTESLAALERSGLADTAALRALAHMVVDRDR
- a CDS encoding MFS transporter — protein: MTDAVHSDIPARLDRLPWSRWHWRVVIALGVAWVLDGLEVTLVGSIGAVLERPDTLGLSAAQIGWSGSIYIAGAVIGALLFGRLTDRLGRKKLFLVTLVVYTLGTLATAFSPDFAFFVLCRFITGLGIGGEYAAINSAIDELIPARVRGRVNLAINGSFWIGAGLGAALSLVLLDARVIGPVWGWRAGFALGAVLAVAILLVRRNVPESPRWLMAHGRADEALRIVEAIEAEVRAQHGPLPEAQGRVAYVGNRRSPTMREVAHVLLRRYRERSVVAVALMVSQAFFYNAIFFTYALVLTRFYGVADDNVALYIFPFALGNVLGPLLLGPLFDSVGRRKMIALTYVLAGVGLALTGWAFMMGWLDARGQALCWSAVFFLASAAASSAYLTVSEVFPLEMRAMAIAIFYAIGMGAGGFVAPVLFGALIETGSRGAVMVGYLIGAALVIVAGLLALRYAADAERKPLEEVAPPLSSGDSGH
- a CDS encoding TRAP transporter large permease, translated to MEFIIQNYAPLMFAGLICFLLVGFPVAFSLGACGLFFGFVGIELGLLPEALLQAMPLRLFGIMQNDTLLAIPFFTLMGLILERSGMAEDLLETIGQLFGPIRGGLALAVVFVGALLAATTGVVAASVISMGLISLPIMMRYGYDRRLATGVIAASGTLAQIIPPSLVLIILADQLGRSVGDMYKGAFLPGFLLMGMYALYVILLAVFKPAWVPALPPEARTMREDNGKSGGPSLLVLTAVCVVASVWFARHIADIHTWWKGEEVTRVATDETIVVSMCAGVLLALVIAVINRVTRLGLLSRMAERVTFVLIPPLLLIFLVLGTIFLGVATPTEGGAMGAIGALIMAMVRGRMSMSLLKQALNTTTKLSCFVVFILIGATIFGLVFQGVDGPRWVEHLLAKVPGGQLGFLIVVNVMVFFLAFFLDFFELSFIVVPLLAPVADKLGIDLIWFGVLLAVNMQTSFMHPPFGFALFYLRSVAPTKAYKDRVTGQMIEPVTTMQIYWGAVPFLLIQLTMVGLIIAFPGIVSSGLDEKEVYDLDKVMREMEANMPGSAPEIPAPKCRRPTRAPRLHRSPEPPRPRAVQRLPRPRTIR
- a CDS encoding exodeoxyribonuclease VII small subunit; translation: MPKVPSSAASSPAPTSDTGPLPASYEAGLQELEQLVAELESGQLPLDQLLGSYQRGAALLAFCREKLQAVEDQIKVLDAGSLKPWTAE
- a CDS encoding helix-turn-helix transcriptional regulator; the encoded protein is MQQIDLSYAIRPRRSGSRQIRNPLMQLLQAVREHGSISAAARALGLSYRHVWGELKHWEQTLGHALVQSEQGQRAQLSEFGDKLLWAERQAQARLAPQIEALHAELERAFALAFDDRTHVLSLQASHDDALALLRTHAAGTVQLHLDIHFTGSVDAIRALNQGRCVMAGFHTLEHPPQGSLAQRTYQPLLKPGQHKLIGFARRTQGLLVAPGNPLRLRSLADVARLRARYVNRTIGTGTRVLLDELLSQAGLDAAALMGYERCETSHAAVAHAVASGQADAGLGVESAAHAEGLGFVPLVHERYHLACLKSALDQPATRALVAVLQSASWQHLLGTLPGYQAAGSGEVQSLRELLPWWTFQREKTHKH
- a CDS encoding TRAP transporter substrate-binding protein translates to MDRRSLIKNVGIAGVLAAGIAPAVHAQAAVRWRLASSFPKSLDTIYGGAEVFAKAVKAMSGGKFEISVHAGGELMPPFGVVDGVQNGSVEMCHTVPYYFYGKNPAFALGSAIPFGLNSRQMNAWMMHGNGRKLMNEFYAKYNMLSLAGGNTGCQMGGWYRKEIKSPADFKGMKMRLGGGLIGDVMTKLGAVPQSIPGGEIYQSLEKGTLDAAEWVGPYDDQKLGFNKVAPFYYYPGWWEGGPEVDFFINQKAFDGLSAENKAIVEAAAAVASSDMLAKYDALNPTALKQLVASKTKVLPFSQAVLDASFKASMEVFAENDAKSPEWKKIYADLRTFQRDQVLWFRFAESAFDNFMSKQKL
- the dxs gene encoding 1-deoxy-D-xylulose-5-phosphate synthase; the encoded protein is MAPLLPTLHDPSPIRQFDRAQLKQLSDEVRACVLDNVSRTGGHLSSNLGTVELTVALHHVFNTPHDRLVWDVGHQTYPHKILTGRRERMPTLRQIGGISGFPQRSESEYDTFGTAHSSTSISAALGMAMAAKQKGEDRHAVAIIGDGALTAGMAFEALNNAGVCDCKLLVILNDNDMSISPPVGALNRYLAQLMSGNFYAAAKNVGKSVLRAAPPLFELAKRFEQHAKGMVVPATLFEQFGFNYVGPIDGHDIDSLVPTLENLKHLDGPQFLHVVTKKGQGYKLAEADPVAYHGPGKFDPQVGLVKPAAVAKQTFTQVFGQWLCDMAAHDGRLVGITPAMREGSGLVEFEQRFPDRYYDVGIAEQHAVTFAAGLACEGLKPVVAIYSTFLQRAYDQLIHDVAIQNLPVVFALDRAGLVGADGATHAGAYDIPFLRCIPNMSIACPADERECRQLLSSAYEQNHPVAVRYPRGAGAGVTPHLALDALPFGKGEVRREGKRIAILAFGTLLYPALTAAESLDATVVNMRWAKPLDVELLLQVAGTHDAIVTLEEGAVMGGAGSAVLEALQAANVQKPVLQLGLPDRFIEHGDPAKLLASIGLDATGIEASIARRFGSVAG
- a CDS encoding SUMF1/EgtB/PvdO family nonheme iron enzyme, whose amino-acid sequence is MPSSPPLLPTGLPHSIDSPDMRRAGRELLSLALMDARNHTLHLLSLYEEALGSPDLAVPRTDDAGVVPPVWLAGHIGWFAEWWIGRNTQRAFGADCPVRPTRLAAIDPHADSWWDPAQATRERIWSPSLPDLGQTKAYLLETLESTLELLEHAAETDPGLYFYRLALFHEDLRGEQFIVMAQTLGLSLGIEPLPVSVTREPLVLPSTQWELGLPDGGGFAFAQEQGAHRVDVPEFEIDAQPVTWNQYIEFVDEGGYDREELWHPEGWRWLSAQIDGRRGPRHVEQIGAARNGTGGSVLQHRFGATVRAAGHHGAVHLSWWEADAWARWAGRRIATEVEWEIAAHTAARRGFRWADVHEWTAGTLRPWPGFRADPWSGGGEFDPAAAFGQARVLRGASFATRARLRSPRRRGFALPGSDDGFFGFRTCSL
- a CDS encoding TRAP transporter small permease subunit, which encodes MNFLLRFSRAVDWLNGQIGKYVIWLILASTVISALNAVVRKAFNISSNAYLEVQWYLFAASFLIAAGYTLLNQEHVKVDVLAGKLSKRGQIWIDIIGFVFFLTPFCLAVLWYGIPFFMQGYRSGEMSNNAGGLIRWPIYAMIPLGFGLLMLQGWSELIKRIAFLQGRIEDPTAKRGEKTAEEELAESIRRLAEAQTKSS